In Macaca nemestrina isolate mMacNem1 chromosome 9, mMacNem.hap1, whole genome shotgun sequence, a single genomic region encodes these proteins:
- the LOC105466214 gene encoding double homeobox protein 1-like, whose product MDLAKSSNGSLEREARRKRIVLNQHQKDTLQAWFEKNPYPGIAARDQLAKEIGIPEPRIQVWFQNHRSRQRRLGLKCCFEEYQTQGQTNPQFGTQAKEAGRIRTSITRSQVSILVQAFEKNQFPGIATREELAKQTGLPESRIQIWFQNRRARHPDWSRGGPVNSLAAGPSRRPHMTVKLEQSLLCAAPRSSAPVPPSKFFSSKQSFVLAFLPFYMSLIPWDPSGGCMSQEPGVMMLQPTQAVQGESSHSPLTLRSPVSVVPVL is encoded by the exons ATGGATTTGGCCAAAAGTTCAAATG GCTCACTAGAAAGAGAGGCCCGGCGAAAGAGGATTGTTTTGAACCAGCATCAAAAAGATACCCTCCAGGCGTGGTTTGAAAAGAATCCCTATCCTGGTATAGCTGCCAGGGATCAACTGGCCAAAGAAATTGGCATTCCAGAGCCTAGAATTCAG GTTTGGTTTCAGAACCACAGATCGAGACAGAGACGACTGGGGTTAAAATGCTGCTTTGAGGAATATCAAACCCAGGGACAGACCAATCCTCAGTTTGGGACTCAAG CGAAAGAAGCTGGACGAATTCGAACATCTATCACAAGATCTCAAGTTAGTATCCTAGTTCAAGCCTTTGAGAAGAATCAGTTCCCTGGAATTGCTACCAGGGAAGAACTGGCTAAACAAACTGGCCTTCCAGAATCCAGAATTCAg ATATGGTTTCAGAACCGAAGAGCTCGGCACCCTGACTGGAGCAGAGGTGGACCCGTGAATTCCCTGGCAGCAGGCCCAAGCCGGAGACCTCACATGACTGTGAAGCTGGAGCAAAGCCTCCTGTGTGCTGCCCCACGCAGCTCTGCTCCCGTTCCTCCTTCCAAGTTTTTCAGCAGCAAACAGTCCTTTGTACTggcttttctcccattctacatgTCCTTGATTCCTTGGGATCCCTCTGGGGGCTGCATGAGCCAGGAACCAGGGGTTATGATGCTTCAGCCTACCCAGGCTGTGCAGGGAGAGAGCTCTCACTCTCCTTTGACACTTAGAAGTCCTGTGTCAGTAGTACCAGTTCTATGA